A genome region from Megalobrama amblycephala isolate DHTTF-2021 linkage group LG18, ASM1881202v1, whole genome shotgun sequence includes the following:
- the LOC125252847 gene encoding vitelline membrane outer layer protein 1 homolog isoform X1, translating to MHHFISFAFTLLAIIGLHVSVQSTGNFVSLLTVTNGMEQGSWGERELCPIRTYAAGFRLKVEKPHVSDNTALNGIRLYCVSQTKDLLDSNEDTFVQSDVGSWGEWTDAKWCPSGFLTAFQLRVQSAQKLQDNTAANNIKFKCSQGDGTDLLLQGDGTDRGEWGDWSPLCQGKGICGIRTRVEKSQGYFIDDTALNDARMFCCD from the exons ATGCATCACTTCATTTCCTTTGCTTTTACACTGTTGGCCATTATTGGGCTGCATGTGAGCGTTCAGTCCACAGGAAATTTTGTATCATTGCTGACTGTGACGAATGGAATGGAGCAGGGATCGTGGGGTGAAAGGGAATTGTGTCCAATTAGAACATACGCCGCAGGGTTTCGTTTGAAG gtgGAAAAACCTCATGTATCGGACAACACAGCACTCAATGGGATTCGTCTTTACTGTGTCAGTCAGACCAAAGACTTGTTAGACTCAAATGAGGACACCTTCGTTCAGTCTGACGTAGGAAG CTGGGGTGAGTGGACAGATGCCAAATGGTGTCCTTCTGGATTCTTGACAGCTTTCCAGCTAAGAGTCCAGTCTGCCCAAAAACTTCAAGATAATACGGCCGCAAACAACATCAA ATTCAAATGCAGTCAAGGTGACGGCACAGACTTGTTGCTTCAGGGTGATGGCACAGACCGGGGCGAATGGGGCGACTGGAGCCCATTGTGTCAGGGAAAAGGGATATGTGGTATCAGGACGCGGGTAGAAAAGTCACAGGGATACTTCATAGATGACACCGCTCTCAATGACGCGCGCATGTTCTGCTGTGATTAA